Proteins encoded in a region of the Methanofollis tationis genome:
- a CDS encoding HD domain-containing protein, which produces MKIIKDPVHGDVEVGEAALVLLDSPPLQRLRHVRQLGFAHLVYPGANHTRFEHCLGTMHLASLLCRHLGLDRRDADLVTVAALLHDIGHGPFSHVSEAFMVEMMGKGHQEVEGLLHEERTAERIARCGLDPAEVAAVINGRHRYAGIIHGDLDVDRMDYLLRDAHYTGVPYGIVDAARLIRSTVLTETGIALDQGGINAAESLLIARTLMRPVVYYHHVSRIATSMFHLALLSHIEGGEDTVDDLMGMDDAALFTRLLASPDRTARTLARRLYGRDLYKRAVYVGRGQVNAASVQNRTTVAESRRIAAAIAAEAGVEEETVLVDIPPFPSEMSMEVRVRDRDALVGLEQVSPLLATLNETRREQWRLGIYTLPGQRDGVERAAIEILHIKKPTQQYRLPI; this is translated from the coding sequence ATGAAAATCATCAAGGACCCGGTGCACGGCGACGTTGAGGTGGGAGAGGCGGCGCTCGTCCTCCTGGACTCCCCGCCCCTCCAGCGCCTCCGCCATGTCAGGCAGCTCGGGTTCGCCCACCTGGTCTACCCGGGCGCAAACCATACCCGTTTCGAACACTGCCTCGGGACGATGCACCTCGCTTCCCTCCTCTGCCGCCACCTCGGCCTCGACCGCCGCGATGCCGACCTGGTCACCGTGGCCGCCCTCCTCCACGATATCGGCCACGGCCCCTTCTCCCATGTCTCAGAGGCCTTCATGGTCGAGATGATGGGAAAAGGGCACCAGGAGGTCGAGGGGCTCCTCCACGAGGAGCGGACGGCCGAGCGGATCGCACGCTGCGGCCTCGACCCCGCGGAGGTCGCCGCGGTCATCAACGGCCGCCACCGCTACGCCGGGATCATCCATGGCGATCTGGACGTGGACCGGATGGACTACCTCCTGCGGGACGCCCATTACACCGGCGTGCCGTACGGGATCGTCGACGCGGCGCGCCTGATCAGATCCACCGTCCTGACCGAGACCGGGATCGCCCTGGACCAGGGCGGGATCAACGCCGCCGAGTCGCTCCTGATCGCCCGGACCCTGATGCGCCCGGTGGTCTATTACCACCATGTCTCCAGGATCGCCACCTCGATGTTCCACCTCGCCCTCCTCTCCCATATCGAAGGGGGCGAGGACACCGTCGATGACCTGATGGGCATGGACGACGCCGCCCTCTTCACCCGCCTCCTCGCTTCTCCGGACAGAACCGCCCGCACCCTCGCACGGCGGCTCTACGGCCGGGACCTCTACAAACGGGCCGTGTACGTCGGGCGGGGCCAGGTGAACGCCGCCTCGGTTCAGAACCGGACCACCGTCGCCGAAAGCCGGCGGATAGCGGCGGCGATCGCCGCTGAGGCCGGCGTCGAGGAGGAGACGGTGCTCGTCGACATCCCGCCCTTCCCGAGCGAGATGTCGATGGAGGTGCGGGTGCGCGACCGGGACGCCCTCGTCGGGCTCGAACAGGTCTCGCCCCTGCTTGCGACCCTGAACGAGACGCGGCGGGAGCAGTGGCGCCTGGGGATATACACCCTCCCGGGCCAGCGGGACGGGGTCGAGAGGGCGGCGATCGAGATATTGCATATCAAAAAACCGACGCAGCAGTACAGGCTGCCAATCTGA
- a CDS encoding cation diffusion facilitator family transporter codes for MAGHGTGDRAALTAAVLLTAVVMLLEVAGGYVSGSLALLSDAGHMFRDVLALLLSLGAVIIAERLPTKTRTFGYHRVEVLVAFVNGLLLIVLAGAILYEAAQRLSAPVVVGGPLMGAVGVVGLAANIAVASILHGRDDLNVRSAFLHVVGDTLSSAAVIVAALWIALTGQTFVDPLLSGAIAVVILASSYPLLRETVSVLLQYTPSGLDFEEVVGAIEGVDGVKNVHNVHLWSLCSHINILDAHVVTCASDCAATEAIKREIRRRLLAFDVRYSTLEFEAEPCPGCGEICRIEVD; via the coding sequence ATGGCAGGTCACGGGACCGGCGACCGGGCCGCCCTGACGGCGGCGGTGCTGCTGACGGCTGTAGTGATGCTCCTCGAGGTGGCCGGTGGATACGTTTCCGGTTCCCTTGCTCTCCTCTCCGATGCCGGGCACATGTTCAGGGACGTTCTCGCCCTTCTCCTCTCACTCGGTGCGGTGATCATCGCCGAGCGCCTGCCCACGAAGACTCGGACCTTCGGCTACCACCGCGTCGAGGTGCTCGTCGCCTTCGTCAACGGCCTCCTCCTGATCGTCCTCGCCGGGGCGATCCTGTACGAGGCGGCGCAGCGCCTCTCCGCCCCGGTCGTCGTGGGCGGTCCACTGATGGGGGCGGTCGGGGTGGTCGGTCTCGCCGCCAACATCGCCGTTGCCTCTATCCTCCACGGAAGAGACGACCTCAACGTGCGCAGCGCCTTTCTCCATGTCGTCGGCGACACCCTCTCCTCGGCGGCGGTGATCGTCGCCGCACTCTGGATCGCCCTCACCGGCCAGACCTTCGTCGATCCCCTCCTCTCGGGTGCGATCGCCGTCGTCATCCTCGCCTCGTCCTACCCCCTCCTGCGCGAGACGGTCTCGGTCCTCCTCCAGTACACACCCTCCGGCCTGGACTTCGAAGAGGTGGTCGGTGCGATCGAAGGGGTGGACGGCGTGAAAAACGTCCACAACGTCCATCTCTGGAGCCTCTGCTCCCATATCAACATCCTTGACGCCCACGTGGTGACCTGTGCGTCCGACTGCGCGGCGACCGAAGCGATCAAACGGGAGATCAGGCGCCGGCTCCTCGCCTTCGACGTGAGGTACAGCACGCTCGAGTTCGAGGCTGAACCCTGCCCGGGATGCGGGGAGATCTGCAGAATTGAGGTTGATTGA
- a CDS encoding MBL fold metallo-hydrolase, whose translation MDLTVLCDNTTLIDRYFLGEPGLSFHIRDGETTVLFDLGYSDVFLRNAAAMGIDLLRTDVVAFSHAHLDHTWGLLPLLAHRARAVIEGQEQNPPTFLAHPAIFRSVTAGGVPEIGMPVDETTLARQGEVRLSSEPVWITDDLVFLGEIPRRFPFEGQNVVGECDGAPDTVPDDTALAYCSEDGLVVITGCAHAGICSTIARAKEVCGESRIACVIGGFHLLDAPEEQIAATARYFAGLDAGAVHPCHCTGLAATIALAGVARVRETGVGLRLSFAGRS comes from the coding sequence ATGGACCTCACCGTTCTCTGCGACAATACGACCCTCATCGACCGGTATTTTCTGGGAGAGCCCGGGCTCTCCTTCCATATCAGGGACGGGGAGACGACGGTCCTCTTCGATCTCGGCTACTCAGACGTCTTCCTGCGGAACGCCGCAGCCATGGGGATCGACCTCCTCAGGACCGACGTCGTCGCCTTCTCCCACGCCCACCTCGACCACACCTGGGGCCTTCTGCCCCTGCTCGCCCACCGGGCCCGCGCCGTCATCGAGGGGCAGGAGCAGAACCCCCCGACCTTCCTCGCCCACCCGGCGATCTTCAGGAGCGTCACCGCGGGTGGCGTCCCGGAGATCGGGATGCCGGTGGACGAGACGACCCTTGCACGACAGGGGGAGGTCCGCCTTTCCAGCGAGCCCGTCTGGATCACCGACGACCTGGTCTTCCTGGGCGAGATCCCGCGGCGCTTCCCCTTTGAGGGCCAGAACGTCGTCGGAGAGTGCGATGGCGCCCCTGATACCGTCCCTGACGATACCGCCCTCGCCTACTGCTCAGAGGACGGTCTGGTGGTGATCACCGGGTGCGCCCACGCCGGCATCTGCTCGACGATCGCCCGTGCAAAAGAGGTCTGCGGCGAGAGCAGGATCGCCTGCGTCATCGGCGGCTTCCACCTCCTCGACGCCCCGGAAGAGCAGATCGCGGCGACAGCCCGGTATTTTGCCGGCCTCGACGCCGGCGCCGTCCACCCCTGCCACTGCACCGGGCTTGCCGCCACGATCGCCCTTGCAGGAGTGGCGAGGGTCCGAGAGACCGGCGTCGGGCTCAGGCTCTCTTTTGCCGGGCGCTCCTGA
- the cofD gene encoding 2-phospho-L-lactate transferase: MLTFLSGGTGTPKLLRGMRNLINDNEIAVVVNTAEDMWISGNHMSPDIDTVLYLFAGLLNTETWWGIRGDTFATHRFLEQFDEGEFIAVGDKDRAVHIARAHLLWNGATLTAATAAIARTLGVEAQVLPMTDAEVTTYVETDSGPMHFQEYWVGHRGEVDIDGVVRMGEANPQATPGVLAAIREADAVILGPSNPVTSISPILECRGVREALQEKFVIAISPFIGDKPVSGPAAALMEAWGMEPSSAGTHALYKDFVDVFVQDVRDTCEVPGSLRLDTLMSNEKRAEALGWELMAIVRSARQKRA; the protein is encoded by the coding sequence ATGCTTACTTTCCTTTCCGGCGGGACCGGCACACCCAAGCTCCTGCGGGGGATGCGCAACCTCATAAACGACAACGAGATCGCCGTCGTCGTCAATACGGCCGAGGACATGTGGATCTCGGGCAACCACATGTCCCCTGACATCGACACGGTGCTCTATCTCTTCGCGGGCCTGCTCAACACCGAGACCTGGTGGGGGATCAGGGGCGACACCTTTGCGACCCACCGTTTCCTCGAACAGTTCGACGAGGGCGAGTTCATCGCCGTCGGGGACAAGGACCGGGCCGTGCACATCGCGCGGGCGCACCTGCTCTGGAACGGCGCCACCCTCACGGCGGCGACGGCGGCGATCGCCAGAACCCTGGGCGTGGAGGCGCAGGTGCTCCCGATGACCGATGCCGAGGTGACGACCTACGTGGAGACCGACAGCGGGCCGATGCATTTCCAGGAGTACTGGGTCGGCCACCGGGGCGAGGTGGATATCGACGGCGTCGTCAGGATGGGCGAGGCGAACCCGCAGGCGACCCCCGGGGTGCTCGCGGCGATCAGGGAGGCGGACGCCGTTATACTTGGCCCGTCCAACCCGGTGACGAGCATCTCCCCGATCCTGGAGTGCAGGGGCGTGAGGGAGGCGTTACAGGAGAAATTCGTCATTGCGATCTCGCCGTTCATCGGCGACAAGCCCGTCTCGGGCCCGGCCGCCGCCCTGATGGAGGCGTGGGGGATGGAGCCCTCGTCCGCCGGGACCCATGCGCTCTACAAAGATTTCGTCGACGTCTTTGTCCAGGACGTGCGGGACACCTGCGAGGTGCCGGGCAGCCTCCGCCTCGACACCCTGATGTCGAACGAGAAGAGGGCCGAGGCCCTCGGATGGGAACTGATGGCGATCGTCAGGAGCGCCCGGCAAAAGAGAGCCTGA